Sequence from the Rhodococcus jostii RHA1 genome:
CCTCCTGTTCGACTTCGACCCCGACGACGACGAGACCGTCGCGACCGCGGTGTCGGGACGCAGTCGCGCGCTGGGGGAGGGCGGAGACGGATACCGCGTGTTCACCCGCGCCTACGACGAGACCCGGCAGATCGCGTCCCTCGTCCGCCCCGAGTTGCTCCAGGACTACCGCCGGCGACTCGACCTCGTCATCGACACGCAGCATCTCAACGTCCGGAAACTCGGACGGCAGCTGAAGGCGCTGCTCTCGGAACCGGTCCGCGACGGATGGGAAGGCGGCCGGGAAGAGGGGTACCTCGACGGTCGGCGGCTCGCCCAGCTGGTCACCTCGCCCACCGAGCGCAGACTCTTCCGGGCCGAACGCACCGAGCCGCACACCGACACGACGGTGACCTTCCTCATCGACTGCTCCGGTTCGATGAAGGAGTTCGGCGAACCGGTCGCGGTGCTGGTCGACGTGTTCGCCCGGGCCCTCGAACTGGCCGACGCCCGGTGCGAGATCCTCGGTTTCACGACCGCTGCATGGAACGGGGGCCGAGCCCGCCGAGACTGGCTCCGGTCGGGCCGTCCGCACGACCCGGGACGGCTCAACGAGGTCCGGCAGCTGGTGTTCAAGGACGCCGAGACTTCCTGGCGCCGAGCCCGTCCCGCGATCGCCGGGCTGCTGAAGAACGACCTGTTCAAAGAGGGCGTCGACGGTGAGGCCGTCGACTGGGCGTGCTCCCGGATGCGGGACCCTCAGGGCCGCAGGCTCCTGTTCGTGATCTCGGACGGAAGCCCACTGGACGGCGCCACCGCCCTGGCCAACGACGAGTTCTACCTGGACCACCACCTGCAGGTCGTGGTCGAGCGACACGAGGACGAGCGGGCCGTCGAGGTGTACGGACTGGGAGTCGGGCTGGATCTGAGCCCGTACTACGACCGCTGCCGGACACTCGATCTGTCGCACGGTACCAACAGCGACGTCATTGCCGACGTGCTGTCGATGATCGGCCACTGACAGCCATCACCTGCCAGTGACGCAACAGTGAAGGAGTCACACCCATGACCGCACACGGGGTTTCCCTGGTCACCTTGGACATTGCCGGAACGAGCGTCGACGAAGGCGGCGCCGTGTACGCCGCGTTGCGCGACACCGTCGAGAAGCACCTCGGCGAGCCGATTCCGGATGCTCGGTTCGACCGGTGGAAGGGCACGGGCAAGCGGCAGGCCATCGAGGGACTGCTACGGGAGACCGGGGTGCCGGCTGAGAAGAATGTCCTGGACGCCGTCGAATCCGATTTCACCGCAATGCTTCTGGACGCGTACCGGAAGACACCGCCCACCGCACTGCCCGGGGTTCACGATGCCTTCGGTGCGTTGCGGCAGCGCGGCATCAAGATCGTTCTCCAGACCGGCTATTCCCGCGAGATCGCGGAACCGCTACTGGAGCAGGTCGGGTGGGAGATCGGGCGGGACATCGACGGTGTGATCACGAGCGATCAGGTGCGGATGAGCAGGCCGTCGCCGTATCTCATCTTCCGCGCCATGGAGCTCGCCGGAGTGCAGAACGTCGACGCGGTGCTGGTGGGTGGTGACACCCCGAACGATCTCCGAGCAGGGACGAACGCCGGGGCGCGGTACGTGGTGGGTGTCCTGACCGGCGCACACGACGCGGCGGCGCTGCGTCCGGAGCCCCACACGCACATCCTGGAGAGCGCCGCGAAGATCCCCGAACTGCTGGGCTGAAAGACAACTGTGGGCCGGTTCTGCTGCACGACAGCGGAACCGGCCCACAGTGTTTTCGGAGGAGCAGGGATCAGAACGTCACCAGCCGCGTTCGGCGAGCCGGTGCGGGACGGGGATGTCGTCGACGTTGATCCCGACCATCGCCTCACCCAGCCCACGGGAAACCTTCGCCAGCACATCCGGGTCGTCGAAGAACGTGGTCGCCTTCACGATCGCCGCGGCCCGCTCCGCCGGGTTACCCGACTTGAAGATCCCCGACCCGACGAACACACCCTCCGCACCGAGCTGCATCATCATCGCCGCATCCGCCGGGGTGGCGATGCCACCGGCAGTGAACATCGTGACCGGCAACTTCCCGGCCTTGGCGACCTCGACGACCAGATCGTACGGCGCCTGCAACTCCTTCGCCGCCACATACAGCTCGTCCTCGCTGAGCGAGGTCAACCGGCGGATCTCCCCACCAATCGTCCGCATGTGCGTGGTCGCGTTCGACACGTCACCGGTACCGGCCTCCCCCTTGGACCGGATCATCGCCGCACCCTCGGTGATCCGCCGCAGCGCCTCACCGAGATTGGTGGCACCGCACACGAACGGGACGGTGAACTGCCACTTGTCGATGTGATTGGCGTAGTCGGCCGGGGTCAGCACCTCCGACTCGTCGACGTAGTCGACCCCGAGGGACTGCAGGATCTGCGCCTCCACGAAGTGCCCGATCCGGGCCTTGGCCATCACCGGGATCGACACCGCGGAGATGATGCCGTCGATCATGTCCGGATCACTCATCCGGGACACCCCGCCCTGCGCCCGGATGTCCGCGGGCACCCGCTCGAGCGCCATCACCGCGACCGCACCGGCATCCTCGGCGATCTTCGCCTGATCGGGGGTGACGACGTCCATGATGACCCCGCCCTTCAACATCTCGGCCATGCCACGCTTGACGCGTGCCGTACCGACGGCGGAATTGTTCACGACTGTCTCCTCTGATGACGATGGGTGTGCGGCTCCTGTTGTGCCGCGGCAAGCAGTTCGATGTCCGAGCCGCCGAGCGTCTCCACGGACTCGATGCGCTTCTCCGCCTCCGCAACCGACTCGTCCGCGGAACCGATCGGGGGAGCACCGGACAGCGATTCGTCGTCGCGACCGCCCTTGCCGAGCAACTTCCGCACCTCGTAGCTGATCAGGATGACGATCAACGTCAGACCGCTCATGAGGAACTGGGAGCGGGTGGTCGGCAGGAACGCCATCGCGAGGATGACGGTGGCCATCAGGGCGATGGTGGCGTAGCTCAGCCACGGGAACAACCACATCCGCAGTTGCAGTGCGGCTGGGTCTTCGCGCTCGAGTCGACGCCGGAGCACTACCTGGGAGATGGCGATCAGGAGGTACACGAAGAGCGCGACGGCGCCGTACGAGTTGACGAGGAAGCCGAAGACGACGTCGCCCCACACGTACGTGCAGGCGACGGAGACGTATCCGACGGTGGTGCCGAGCAGGATCGCACGACGGGGCACACCGTTGCGGGACAGTGTCGTGAAGAACTTCGGGGCGTCGCCGTTGCGGGTGAGCGCGAACAACATTCGGGACGTGGTGTACAGCGCCGAGTTCAGGCAGGAGAGGACCGCCGTGAGGACGATGAAGTTCATGATCGTCGCGACACCGGGAATTCCCAGGACCTCGAGCACCGCGGCGTACGGGCTCACACCCACACTCTCGGTGTTCCACGGCTGGATCGTGACGACCACGAGAATCGAACCGACGTAGAACGTCACGATCCGCACCACGATCGACCGCATGGCGTGGGCGACAGCACGCTTCGGCTCCTCCGACTCGGCGGCCGCGATCGTCACGATCTCGGCTCCCGTGTAGAAGGCGACGCAGGGGACGACCGCCGCGAGCACCGCGCCCCAGCCGAGCGGGGTGAAGCCGCCGTGGTTCACGAGGTTGCCGAGCCCGGGCGTCGAATCGGGCCACAGCCCGGTGATCCACAGGGCCCCCATCCCGAGAAACAGAACGATCGCCACGACCTTGATCGACGAGAACCAGTACTCGAACTCGCCGTAGGAGCGGGCGGACACCATGTTGGTGGCCGTCAGCAGGAGCATCAGCCCCAGGCTCAGGAGCCACAGCGGGATCATCGGCAGCCAGAGCTGCAGGATCCGGCCACCGGCGATCGCCTCGACGGCGACGACAATGACGAAGAAGTACCAGTACATCCACCCCGTCGCGAACCCGGCGCGGCGCCCCAGGGCCTGGCGGGCGTAGACGTAGAACGATCCGACCACCGGCCGGGCCACCGCCATCTCCGCCAGCATCCGCATGATCAGCAACGTGATGATGCCTGCGATGAGGAAGGAGATGATCGCGCCGGGGCCGGCCCCGCCGATGACGACACCGCTGCCCACGAAGAGACCGGCGCCGATCACCCCGCCCAGGGCGATGAGGTTCATGTGCCTGCGTTTCAGGCCCTTGCCGAGACCTGAACTGTCGGTGTGTCCGGGAACGGTACTGTCCACATTTCCTCCAGAAGGCGCTGCCGGGACCCTCGCCCGACACGACCTCGTCGGTCGTACGTCGATGCGGGCACCCACCGGTTCAGCGACCCAATCGTATGTGTGATCCACATCACTTATTCCAGTGTTCACCTCACACTACGACTGGTGTCAGAACTCGCCCAGAGCCAGTTGCCTCGCAAGCGATGGGTCCAGTTCGACCGCGGAACCGCCGACCGAGAAACCCCGTGAACTGGGAAGACGGCGATCATCACCGGGAGGAGCGTGTTCGGTTGGCCCGGCGGGTGCGCTGTCGCGGCCGATCTGGATCCCCCGGCGCCGGCGCTCACCCACGAGACCGTGTACACGCCCTTACCCTGTGACCAGTGGTAACGAACTGGTCCTCAGACGTGCCGTCGAACTGGCACTGTGCTGCCCACCGGACCCTCCATACAGTGTTGTGCATCACATCAACAGTTCAGTTCGCGGTGGATCGTCTCCCGTATCTCCGCCGGCACTGTTCTCCGTTCCAACCGCCCGACGATCCGGCCCCGGATCGCGATGGCGACCTGACGATTCCGGTCAGCGCACAGTGGAGGAAAACGTGACTTCAACACCACCCCCGGTCCAATCCCAGGACTCCGGCCTCGGAAAGGGCCTGAAGAAACGGCACATGAACCTCATCGCCCTGGGCGGCGTGATCGGTGCCGGATTGTTCGTCGGCAGCGGCGTCGTCATCGAGAGCGCAGGCCCGGCGGCGATCGTGTCGTTTCTCATCGCGGGGATCATCACACTCCTGATCATGCGGATGCTGGCGGAGATGGCGGTGGCCCGGCCGGTGGTCGGATCGTTCTACGTGTACGCCAGGGAAGCGCTCGGCAATCGCGCCGGCTTCTCCGTCGGCTGGATGTACTGGTACTTCTTCGTCATCGTCGTCGCCGTCGAAGCCATCGCCGGCGGCCGAATACTCCAGCTCTATCTCCCGTCCGCGCCGCTGTGGATCCTCAGCCTCGGGCTTCTCGTCATCCTGACCTGCACCAATCTCGTGTCAGCGCGTTCGTTCGGCGAATTCGAATACTGGTTCTCGTCGATCAAGGTGATCGCGATCGTCCTCTTCCTCGGTTTGGGCGCACTGTGGATCACCGGACTGTGGCCGGACGCGACCCCCGGAGTGGCGAATCTCGTCAGCCACGGCGGATTCGCCCCGCTCGGCTGGGGCGCGGTGCTCGCCGCGGTCGTCCCCTGCGTGGCCTTCTTCACCGGGGCCGAGATCGTGACAATCGCGGCCGCCGAGTCCGCGGAACCCAAGAAAGCGGTCGCCCGGGCGATGCGTTCCATCGTGGTCCGGATCATCACCTTCTACGTCGGTTCCATCTTCGTGGTCGTCGCGGTGGTGCCGTGGAGCACGGAGGCCGTCGGCGTCAGCCCCTACGCGGCAGCCCTCTCCGCCCTGCACATTCCCGGTGTCGCCACGATCATGAACGTCGTCATCCTCACCGCGGTGCTGTCCTGCCTGAACTCCGCGCTGTACACCTCCTCGCGGATGCTCTTCGCGCTCACCCGCAACGGCGACGCCCCGCACATGTTCACCCGACTGTCCGGCGGCGGCGTGCCCCGGCGCGCGATCCTCGCCGGAACGGTGATCGGCTACGCGTCGGTGATCGCGGCGTTCGTCTCCCCGGATCTCGTGTTCTCGTTCCTGGTCAACTCGTACGGCGCCGTGGCGCTCTTCGTCTACCTCATGATCGCGATCTCCCAGGTCGCGCTCCGCAAGAAGCTGGAAGCGCGAGATCCCGAGGCCCTCAGCCTGAAGATGTGGCTGTTCCCCTGGCTCAGCTACGCGACCATCGTCCTGATGGGAGCCGTGATCGCCGCCATGGCCGTGCTCCCCACCACCCGTTCGCAGTTCTGGCTGAGTGTGGTGACTCTCGCCTTCATCCTGATCGGGTACGAGTTCCGCCGCCGCAGCCGGACCAGCGCCGAACGCCTCGACACCGTCACACCGCCCGCGGCCTCGCCCGGCGACGGATCCGACGCGGAACAACTCGTCGGAGTCGTCACCCGCGAGCAGCCCTGACGCACCCGCCGTACCGAAGGACAGGGACCGCACCAGCGGTCCCTGTCCTTCTCTGTGCGTCCGATGCCACATCGGCTTTTCCGGCACGACCCGCCGAAAATCGGGGCACACTTGCAGAAGACCTCGGCGGAGGAGGGCACCGTGTTCCACCGCGGAGACGACGCCGTCACCGAAGAACACTCGCTGGACGAGTCCCTGCTCGTCGAGCCCGAATCCCGGAGCCGGCCGTGGCGGGAATTCCTCGTCTCGACCCCGGGACGACTGTCCGTGCTGGGGATCGCCCTCGTGACCGCCGCGCTGGCGACCGGGGCGATCACGTCGGCGGCGATCGGTGCCCGGCAACAGCGCATCGAGACCCTGCGGACACACACCGAACCCCTCACCTACGCGGCCGAACGGCTCTACAGTTCGCTGTCCATCGCCGACGCCGCGGCCGCCACGTCCTTCATCTCGGGCGGTGTCGAGCCGATCGACGTCCGCAATCGGTACAACCAGGCGATCGGGGACGCGTCGAACGCGCTGGTCACCGCGTCTAACGGCGTCGACTCGACAGACGCCGCGGCCCTCGCGCTGCTGTCCGAAATATCGCGGGATCTCGCCGACTACACCAGCCTGATCGCCACGGCCCGCGCCAACAATCGGTCGGGCAACCCGGTCGGCGTCGCCTATCTCAGCGACGCCTCCACGATGATGCAGGACACGATCCTGCCCGCAGCCGAGAGCCTCTACTCGGAGCAGTCGAGAGCCGTCGCCGACACCCAGGTCCTCACCGCGCGGCTCCCGAGAGCCGCATCCGCCGTCGCCGTCGCCCTGCTCGTCGCGCTCGTCCTCGCGCAGGTGTACCTGGCGCGCAAGAGCAAACGCCGCGTCAATCCCGGCCTCGTCCTCGCCTCCCTCCTCGCCGCCACCCTCCTGATCTGGCTGGCCGCCGCCACCCTGGTCTCCACCGCGGCCACGGACCGAGCGAGAACCCAAGGGGCGCAACCACTCGGCACGATCACCCAGGCGCGGATCCTCGCCCAGCAGGCCCGGGCGGACGAGACCCTCGCGCTGCTGCAGCGCGGCTCCGACGAACAGTCCGAGGTCGACTACGCCCGGCGGTCGGCCGAACTCGCCGACATCCTCGGGGCGCTGCAGGACGGCGATCACGGGCCGGCGACGACACCGCCGATCGACGCCGCCGTCACCGCGCTCGGCGACTGGCGGCGCGCGCACACCATGCTGCAGGAGAAGCTCGACGTGGGGGACTACCCGGGGGCGAAGGCCATCGCGATCGGCCCCGCGGACTCGGCGTCCCCCGCCACCTTCGCGGCGCTCGACGAGTCGTTGCAGGACGGCATCGACCGATTCCGCAGCGAGGAACTCGACGGGATGGCCGACGCATATCGCTCGTTGTCGCTGCTCGCGGTGGGTAGCATGGTGATCGGCGTCCTCTGCGGGTTCGCCGTCGGTGGGGGGATCTGGCCCAGACTGAACGAGTACCACTGATGACGCGGGTGATTCGACCGAGACGGCGGACGCGCCCGCGCGCCCTCCTCCTCTCCGCCGCCGTGGTCGCCGTCCTCGCAGCCGGATGCGCCACCCCGCAACCCCTCACGCCCACCGTCAGCGGCGACTACTCGGAGGTGCCGCTGACGAGTGGGGCCGAGATCCTTCTGCCCACCGGCGACGTGCCCGAGGAGCCACCCGCACCCGACTCCTGCGGTGCGCTCGCGAGTCTCCGCCCCGCCGCCACCCCGGACGTCCGGGCGCCGGGAAGCTCGCTGGCCGAGATCACCGCCCGCGGCCGGCTGATCGTCGGAATCGATCAGAACACCAACCTCTTCAGTTTCCGGGATCCGACCACCGGCATGCTGATGGGATTCGACGTCGACGTCGCGGGCGAGATGGCGCGGGACCTGTTCGGTGACCCCTCCCGGGTCGAATTCCGCCTCCTCACGTCCGGCGACCGCTTCGACGCCCTCCAGAACGAGGACGTGGATCTCGTGGTGAAGAGCACGTCGATCACGTGCGAACGGTCCGAGCGTGTCGCCTTCTCCACC
This genomic interval carries:
- a CDS encoding amino acid permease; its protein translation is MNLIALGGVIGAGLFVGSGVVIESAGPAAIVSFLIAGIITLLIMRMLAEMAVARPVVGSFYVYAREALGNRAGFSVGWMYWYFFVIVVAVEAIAGGRILQLYLPSAPLWILSLGLLVILTCTNLVSARSFGEFEYWFSSIKVIAIVLFLGLGALWITGLWPDATPGVANLVSHGGFAPLGWGAVLAAVVPCVAFFTGAEIVTIAAAESAEPKKAVARAMRSIVVRIITFYVGSIFVVVAVVPWSTEAVGVSPYAAALSALHIPGVATIMNVVILTAVLSCLNSALYTSSRMLFALTRNGDAPHMFTRLSGGGVPRRAILAGTVIGYASVIAAFVSPDLVFSFLVNSYGAVALFVYLMIAISQVALRKKLEARDPEALSLKMWLFPWLSYATIVLMGAVIAAMAVLPTTRSQFWLSVVTLAFILIGYEFRRRSRTSAERLDTVTPPAASPGDGSDAEQLVGVVTREQP
- a CDS encoding phosphonatase-like hydrolase produces the protein MTAHGVSLVTLDIAGTSVDEGGAVYAALRDTVEKHLGEPIPDARFDRWKGTGKRQAIEGLLRETGVPAEKNVLDAVESDFTAMLLDAYRKTPPTALPGVHDAFGALRQRGIKIVLQTGYSREIAEPLLEQVGWEIGRDIDGVITSDQVRMSRPSPYLIFRAMELAGVQNVDAVLVGGDTPNDLRAGTNAGARYVVGVLTGAHDAAALRPEPHTHILESAAKIPELLG
- the pdxS gene encoding pyridoxal 5'-phosphate synthase lyase subunit PdxS → MNNSAVGTARVKRGMAEMLKGGVIMDVVTPDQAKIAEDAGAVAVMALERVPADIRAQGGVSRMSDPDMIDGIISAVSIPVMAKARIGHFVEAQILQSLGVDYVDESEVLTPADYANHIDKWQFTVPFVCGATNLGEALRRITEGAAMIRSKGEAGTGDVSNATTHMRTIGGEIRRLTSLSEDELYVAAKELQAPYDLVVEVAKAGKLPVTMFTAGGIATPADAAMMMQLGAEGVFVGSGIFKSGNPAERAAAIVKATTFFDDPDVLAKVSRGLGEAMVGINVDDIPVPHRLAERGW
- a CDS encoding amino acid permease, encoding MDSTVPGHTDSSGLGKGLKRRHMNLIALGGVIGAGLFVGSGVVIGGAGPGAIISFLIAGIITLLIMRMLAEMAVARPVVGSFYVYARQALGRRAGFATGWMYWYFFVIVVAVEAIAGGRILQLWLPMIPLWLLSLGLMLLLTATNMVSARSYGEFEYWFSSIKVVAIVLFLGMGALWITGLWPDSTPGLGNLVNHGGFTPLGWGAVLAAVVPCVAFYTGAEIVTIAAAESEEPKRAVAHAMRSIVVRIVTFYVGSILVVVTIQPWNTESVGVSPYAAVLEVLGIPGVATIMNFIVLTAVLSCLNSALYTTSRMLFALTRNGDAPKFFTTLSRNGVPRRAILLGTTVGYVSVACTYVWGDVVFGFLVNSYGAVALFVYLLIAISQVVLRRRLEREDPAALQLRMWLFPWLSYATIALMATVILAMAFLPTTRSQFLMSGLTLIVILISYEVRKLLGKGGRDDESLSGAPPIGSADESVAEAEKRIESVETLGGSDIELLAAAQQEPHTHRHQRRQS
- a CDS encoding glutamate ABC transporter substrate-binding protein; the protein is MTRVIRPRRRTRPRALLLSAAVVAVLAAGCATPQPLTPTVSGDYSEVPLTSGAEILLPTGDVPEEPPAPDSCGALASLRPAATPDVRAPGSSLAEITARGRLIVGIDQNTNLFSFRDPTTGMLMGFDVDVAGEMARDLFGDPSRVEFRLLTSGDRFDALQNEDVDLVVKSTSITCERSERVAFSTVYFQAYQRLLVPKGSGISGPADLAGKRVCTAGDTTSLDTVRRVQPEATIVAVPDWDDCLVVLQQRQADAASTDDSILAGLAAQDPNLEIVGPPLESEPYGIGVNKNHDDLVRFVNGTLDRMRADGTWTRLYDNWLTVLGPSAGPPAPTYRD
- a CDS encoding cobaltochelatase CobT-related protein translates to MTELPVRPASVRRQQEVHELCAGAIRALAGQGGLHFRGPELHRGHRRVPMPAPHLHPSFDGADFASFRGAADGMASRLLHTDPVLHRSLCPDDTAGRLIFEILEQFRVESLAADAWSGVRANLSHRFAQWSQDYVTSGLTETVHGMLLFTVTQMCRARITAEPIPEATEDLIESTRFALAAVLGDHLPWLRRTRFSQDDFGVHAQDVAELIGRHLESPADTDGSSDDRSDGRAAFSLLFDFDPDDDETVATAVSGRSRALGEGGDGYRVFTRAYDETRQIASLVRPELLQDYRRRLDLVIDTQHLNVRKLGRQLKALLSEPVRDGWEGGREEGYLDGRRLAQLVTSPTERRLFRAERTEPHTDTTVTFLIDCSGSMKEFGEPVAVLVDVFARALELADARCEILGFTTAAWNGGRARRDWLRSGRPHDPGRLNEVRQLVFKDAETSWRRARPAIAGLLKNDLFKEGVDGEAVDWACSRMRDPQGRRLLFVISDGSPLDGATALANDEFYLDHHLQVVVERHEDERAVEVYGLGVGLDLSPYYDRCRTLDLSHGTNSDVIADVLSMIGH